The Bradyrhizobium guangxiense genomic sequence GTTGACGGCCCGTTCGGATCGTGAGACGCCGCGCGCGGGCCGGCGCCTTCCAGGGCAGCGACGGGACCTGTCTAATTTGTCAGCAAGCCTCATCAGGACGCGTGCAGCGGCGTTGCCGGCGCCGGCGCGATGCCGCCCTTGCGCCCGGCGATAATATCGCCACCGTAGAAGCGGCGATTGACAGATTGTTCATGTTTTGTTCTTATGCTGCATCCGAGATGGAGGCAGCCATGGACAACCGCATCAGCGAAATTCGCAGAACCATCAGAGCGCTGCGCATCAGCATGCGCGAAGCCGAAGCGATCATGCACGAGCAGATCAATCGCGATGAGGACTGCAGCTTCGTGGCCCAGGAGGTCATGAAGATGCGTTCGGTCATGAGCCTGCTCGCGAAAGAGCGGATCGCGCTCGGCGATCAGGAGCCGATCATCGTGAACAGCTTCTTCATCCCGCGGCGCCGGCCGACGCGAAAGCCGGCCGCGCTTGCCCCGACCGTAGAGTCCGTGTTTCGTCCGCGCGTCGTGGCACGGGCCTGACGCGGAGCGCGGCTCAATCGAGAGCGTGAGGCGCGGCCCGATCCGGCTTGCCGGCCGGGCTGTCCGCCCATTTTGCCATCTCCATGGCCTGAGCATCGACACCCTCGCACCAGAAGCAGCTCGGTCGCGCGCGGCCGTTCTCGGACAGGATCGGGACCAGGCTGTGGCCGCAGCCGGCGCACCAGGCAATGTCAGTCATACTTTCCCCCACGGCGACGAAATCCAGAGATGACGTTCTCGCTCGTGAAGCTTGCGCGGGCGCTATGACGGCGCTGGGGTACTTTGCCCGATCGGGGCACTCGTTCCCGAGATCGTCGATTCGGCGATCCATCGTGACACGGCTGCGATGTCGTCGCCGTTTTCGCGATAGACGCGAAGCTGGAATTCAGCCGAGCTGCCCCGGTCCACAATGATGCGGCAATGCTCGATCTCGGCGGCGCAGCCCAGAGCGTCCGCGTCCTCGGCGATGTCATCGATGATTCGGGAGAGCATCTCCGAGATCGTGACCGGTCCGTCTCTGGAGGCAAAGATGCAATCGGTTCCGTAGCGCTGAGCGCGCCATTTGTTCTCCACCGCGATCGCGCGTTCGACCGCCGTGACCTCGCGGGACATATGAGCCCGGAGATAGAGGTGGCGCGTCAGGCAGCGATAGAGCGAGGCGATGGCAACGGCATCGTCGACGAAGGTGCAGGTGTCGGGCGCACGGAGCTCGAGCGTCGGATGCCGCATCGAAGGGCGCATGGCCCACCAGATGTGGCTTTCGTCGGGAATCACCCCCGAGCGCTGCAAGGCGCCGACATATTCGTCGTAGTCCTGTCGGCTTTCGAAGAGTTCGGGCAGGCCGGTGCGGGGCAGCTCGGAATAGGCGGCGAGCCGGTAACCTTTCAGTCCGGTCTTGTGCGAATTCCAAAACGGAGAGGACGCCGACAGCGCGATGAAAAGCGGCAGATGCGGCAGCATCGCCCGCATCACCGCCATGCGCCTCTCGGGATCGGGCAGCTGGACATGCACATGCATGCCGCACATCATGTTGCGATGGCCGATGCTGCGCAGGTCCTCGATCATCTCCTCATAGCGCGGCTTCGGGCTCGGTTGCGACATGCGCCACACCGCGGTCGGGTGCGTGCCGCAGGCCATGATCACGAAGCCGTATTGCGCGGCGACGTTCGCGACCTCGCGCCGCAGGAAGCGAAGCTCTTCGCGGGCGTCGTTGACGTCGACGTGCACGTTAGTGGCGACCTCGAGCTGGGATTGCAGCATCTCGCGCATGGCCTGGCCGCCGGTCGACCAGTTCGCCGACTCGAACAGCTCGTTGGGAGTTTGGATCGCAACCTCGAAGCTGCGGCAGTCAGCCAGGAAGTATTCCTCTTCGATGCCGAAGGAATATTCGGCCGCCTTGCCGCCTGCGCCGGCCGAGCGAATGACGAGGTGCTGCCTGTCGTGAGAGGAATCGAGGCGCAGCAGTTTCAAAACGTCCGAAGCAAAGGTCATGTCCCACCCGGCAAAAATCACCTGCGGGCACTAATCCTTCTGGCAGGAGCGGGTTCCCTCTCGGCGCTACTGCAAATTGTCACGTCGAACGGAACAATCTTCACGCTTTCGGACGCGCGCGCGATCAACGCGTGATTGGGCGGCACTTCGGCCCAGTTCTCTTCCTTGTCGAACGGCTCGGACACGACGACCACCTGACCGGCGTCCTCGCGAAAATAGAGTGTGTTCGCGGCATCGTTGACCGCCGTGCGGAAGGCGAAGAGATCCTTGCCGTTTGCGATTGCACTGGTGAAGCGCAGCCGTTCGCGCAAGTGGCCTTCATTGACGAGGCCGATAAGGGCCTGCAGCACGCGCCGCGTCGCCTCAAGCGGATCGCTGTCGAGACCGGCCCCCATCATCGCCAGGAACACGGCTTCCGAATCCGTGGTGCCCAGCCGCGACGGATAGAACGCATCGGGAATCAGCGCCTCGACCTTGCGGCGCAGCCGATTCCAGCTTCCGACGAATCCGTTGTGCATGAACATCCAGTGGCCGCAGGCAAAGGGATGGCAATTCTGCCGCGTCACCGCCGTGCCGGTAGCCGCGCGCACATGGGCAAAGAACAAATGCGACCGCAGATGCCGGCAAAGATAACGCAAGTTTTCGTCCGACCAGGCCGGGCGCGTCTCGCGATAGAGGCCGGGCTCGGGATGCTCGCCGTCCCAGCCGAGACCAAAGCCGTCGCCGTTCGAGCCCGCCGTGGATTGCAGCGAGCGGATGCTCTGCGCGACCAGCGAATGCTCGGGTTCGGTGACATAGGGCTCGAAAGACGTCGTCTCGCCCCGGTATGCGATCCAGCGGCACATGGCAATTCCTGAAGACGGCGGATGGGTCGTGATTGCACTAACCGGCGTGGCGGTCTCGTGTTCCCGGTGCGAAGCAGAGATCACAACCCTGGTTTCGGTGTTACGATGTGAGAAGTGGAGATCGGAGAACGAGATGAACGATAAAGCCATATTGACCGCGCTTCAGCGCCATTGGTCCGCCTCGGATGCCAATGATTTCGAAGCCGAGCATGATATCTATCGTGAGGATGCGGTGCTCGACTATCCGCAGTCCGGCGAACGAATCCGCGGCCGCAGGAACATTCAGGAGAGCCGGTTCGCGCAGCCGAACCGGAAGCGCTTCACGGTCAGGCGGATCATTGGGGGCGGTGATCTCTGGGTGAGCGAATTCGTGCTGAGCTATGATGGTGTGCCGTCTTACGTCGTGAGCATCATGGAATTTCGCGACGGACTGGTGGCGCACGAGACGCAATATTTCGGCGACCGGTTTGATCCCGCGCCGTCACGTGCGCATTTGGTCGAGCGCCCGGGGTAGGTTGACGCGGTTGGCGGCGGGGCGCTGCAGAGCTGTGGTTCATGCAGTTGGGCCTCCGGAACACGACCATGGGTCGCATGACTTCTTAACCAAGCACAGCAACTCGGAACCGATGCGGCGGCTGGTCGCAGACCTACCGCCTTGATTCCGACAGACCCGCCGTTATCTCTGGCACGAACAAGAATCCGGGCCCCTCTGGCGAGGACGCCGACGATGTCGGCAAACCTCGTGATGTCGGATGACCTGTCCCGCGCGAATGCGATGGATTGGCCGATCGTCGGGCCCTCAATGTTCTCTCCGACCTCATCGTCCCCATCGCAGCTCCGTGCGGCCATCTCGCAAGATTAGGGAGCAACGATGACTGACCCCAAGCATTCAAATCCGATCGAGATCGCAGAGCCGTCCAGCCTGAACGAGCAGGCGGCGGCTGCGCTGGTGATTGCTGGCGCGCTGGTCGCGGTGGCCGACCGGCGGGTCTCGCCGGTCGAGCGCGACGAGGTGATCCGGTTCATCCGGGATCGCAAGTTGGCGCCGCATCTCGACGACGAGAGGCTGTTTGCAATGTTCGATGCGCTCGCCGAACGGCTGGAGGAGCCAGACTTTGCCAACGTCGTGATCGACACGCTGCGGCCGGTCTCGGACATGCCGTTGTCGTCGCATCTGATGGAACTTTCGGAGAGGGTCGCGGCTGCCGACGAAGACGTCCATCCCCACGAAGTGCAGGCGATCAAATTGTTGCGCTTGCTGACGCTGGTGCTGCCGCGCGCGAAGCCGGTCGTCGCGACTGCGGCGGGCGCCGCACGGCAGGCCGCCTTGAAGGAGTAAGCATGAGCGCAGTTTCGGACGAGCGGACGACGAAAACCGAGGGCAACACCGGCCAGATGGCCGGCGGAGACCCGCGCTTCGACAAGCTCGTCCACCGCCTGCCGCCGCGCATGGGCGACACCGTCGCCTATCTGCTCAAGCCGTCCAGCCGCTGGGTGAGGATCCCCTCGGGCACGCTGCTGGTGGTCGGCGGGGTGCTGTCCATCCTGCCGGTGCTCGGCATCTGGATGCTGCCGCTCGGCCTCGCGCTGCTCGCCGAGGACGTGCCTGCGCTGCGGTCCTCCCGCTCCAAGGTCTTCGACTGGATCGAGCGCCGAAAGCCGCATTGGCTCGATCCGTCTGCATCGAAAAATGATCAAACATGACTGAATTCATCACGCCCGACGCGCTGACTGCGCTGCTTCAGGTCGTCCTGATCGACCTCGTTCTCGCCGGCGACAATGCCGTCGTCATCGGCCTCGCCGCAGCGGGACTGCCGCTCGAGCAGCGCCGCCGCGCCATCATCGTGGGCATTGCCGCCGCCACTGCACTGCGCATCGTCTTCGCCGGCGTCGCGACCCAGCTGCTGCAGGTCATCGGCCTGCTGCTCGCCGGTGGCGTGCTGCTGCTCTGGGTCTGCTGGAAGATGTGGCGCGAGCTGCGCGAGCAGGCGGCGCATTCAAGGCAGCTGGCGTTCAGCCATGGCGGCGGCACGGATGCTGCGCCGGTGCAGCGAAAGACCTTCGGCCAGGCTGCGGTGCAGATCGTCGCAGCCGACGTCTCGATGTCGCTCGACAACGTGCTCGCGGTCGCGGGCGCCGCGCGCGAGCACCCCTACATCCTCGCCTTCGGCCTGTTGCTGTCAGTCGCGATGATGGGCGTCGCCGCCGATCTGCTCGGCCGCGTGCTCCAGAAGCAGCGCTGGATCGCCTATATCGGTCTCGCCATTATCATTTACGTCGCCTTCGAGATGATCTATCGCGGCTCGCTCGAACTCGCTCCCGTCATCGCGAGTCTTTGAGGCGGCGCCTTCTGTCTGCAATCCGGAGTGATCCATGTCGTCTGAATCCAAAGCACCTTTGGCGGCCGCCGCGCCACCGCGACTCGGCCTGTTCGCGCAGCTCATCTTTGGCTCGCGTTGGCTGCAAGTGCCGCTCTATGTCGGCCTGATCGTCGCGCAGGCCGTCTATGTGCTGCTGTTCCTGAAAGAGCTCTGGCATCTGGTCGCGCATTCGTTCGACGCCAGCGAGCAGCAGATCATGCTGGTCGTGCTCGGTCTGATCGACGTCGTCATGATCTCGAACCTTCTGATCATGGTGATCGTCGGTGGCTACGAGACTTTCGTTTCTCGCTTGAACCTGACCGGCCATCCCGACGAGCCCGAATGGCTGAGCCATGTCAATGCCAGCGTGCTCAAGATCAAGCTTGCGATGGCGATCATCGGCATCTCCTCGATCTCCTTGCTGAGGACCTTCATCGAGGCCGGCAATCTCGGCACCACGCGCAGCAATTTCACCGAGACCGGCGTGATGTGGCAGGGGCTGATCCACATGACCTTCATCATCTCGGCGATCGGCATCGCCTGGGTCGATCGTCTCAGCGACAACGGCCATCGCAAGGAGTCCGGCCACGGCTGAGCACTGTGGATTATGGCGTCGGACGTGGGGACGTGGTCTGGCGCTCGCACGCGGCATGACGGGCATCTCTTGGACTTGCTCGACGAGAGTGCCGCTCTTGCCCGTCGCGGACAGAGCGATCGCACCACTCAACATCATCGCACGGCGTGCATCTCCAGGAACGCCTTCACGCCGGTGACCTCGCCCGTATCGGATGCGGTGTAGCCGGGCAGGGTGGCGATTGCCGCGCGAAAATCGTGACTGCGGACGATATCGAGGATGCGTTGCATCGGCTCGGGCTCGAGGAAAGCGCGCTTGCAGACGAAGAAATAGTCCTCGGTGAGGATCCGGATGAAATCGAGCCCGAACTGGCGGGCAGCCGCCTCGACGCCGAAGCAGGCGTCGGCCATGCCGCTCGCGACATAGGCCGCGACCGCGGCGTGGGTGAATTCGATCTGCTGCGCGCCGTTGATCCTGCTCTCGTCGACGCCGTTGGCGGCAAGCAACTGGTCGAACAGCAGGCGCGTGCCGGAATCATGGTCGCGGTTGACAAAGCGGACGCCTGGCTTGGCGAGATCGTCGAGCGAGGCGATGCGCAGCGGATTGCCGCGCGCGACCATCAGTCCCATCTCGCGCGTGACGAAGCTGATGATGCGGTCCTCGCGCGGGTCGAGCCATTCGCGGGCGGCCTTGATGCCTTGCGCGCGAAGCGCGCCGTGCGGCAGATGCAAGCCGGAGAGGTCACAGGCGCCCTGTGCCAGCGAGACCAGCGAATGCTGGTTGCTGACATAGCGCAGGTCGACGCCGATGCCGGGCTCGCGGTCGAGGAATTCGCGCAGCTTCGCCACGGCAAAGCCGTGGCTGGCATGCACGCGGATCACGGACGGACGCTGCTCGAGGAACGGCTTGATCTCGCTGGCGAGCTCCTGCGCGAGGTTTTCGAGCTGGGGCCCGAGCCGCGCCTGCATGCGCTCGCCGGCCCACACCAGCCGCTCGCCGAACGG encodes the following:
- a CDS encoding substrate-binding domain-containing protein, yielding MLQIEIEAVWRFRREGSPRTVAVMLGVLNEIRRTGKITSAASDAHLSYRHVWNLIEQWSEFFGTPLVETQRGKGSKLTPFGERLVWAGERMQARLGPQLENLAQELASEIKPFLEQRPSVIRVHASHGFAVAKLREFLDREPGIGVDLRYVSNQHSLVSLAQGACDLSGLHLPHGALRAQGIKAAREWLDPREDRIISFVTREMGLMVARGNPLRIASLDDLAKPGVRFVNRDHDSGTRLLFDQLLAANGVDESRINGAQQIEFTHAAVAAYVASGMADACFGVEAAARQFGLDFIRILTEDYFFVCKRAFLEPEPMQRILDIVRSHDFRAAIATLPGYTASDTGEVTGVKAFLEMHAVR
- a CDS encoding carboxylate-amine ligase: MTFASDVLKLLRLDSSHDRQHLVIRSAGAGGKAAEYSFGIEEEYFLADCRSFEVAIQTPNELFESANWSTGGQAMREMLQSQLEVATNVHVDVNDAREELRFLRREVANVAAQYGFVIMACGTHPTAVWRMSQPSPKPRYEEMIEDLRSIGHRNMMCGMHVHVQLPDPERRMAVMRAMLPHLPLFIALSASSPFWNSHKTGLKGYRLAAYSELPRTGLPELFESRQDYDEYVGALQRSGVIPDESHIWWAMRPSMRHPTLELRAPDTCTFVDDAVAIASLYRCLTRHLYLRAHMSREVTAVERAIAVENKWRAQRYGTDCIFASRDGPVTISEMLSRIIDDIAEDADALGCAAEIEHCRIIVDRGSSAEFQLRVYRENGDDIAAVSRWIAESTISGTSAPIGQSTPAPS
- a CDS encoding class II glutamine amidotransferase, whose product is MCRWIAYRGETTSFEPYVTEPEHSLVAQSIRSLQSTAGSNGDGFGLGWDGEHPEPGLYRETRPAWSDENLRYLCRHLRSHLFFAHVRAATGTAVTRQNCHPFACGHWMFMHNGFVGSWNRLRRKVEALIPDAFYPSRLGTTDSEAVFLAMMGAGLDSDPLEATRRVLQALIGLVNEGHLRERLRFTSAIANGKDLFAFRTAVNDAANTLYFREDAGQVVVVSEPFDKEENWAEVPPNHALIARASESVKIVPFDVTICSSAEREPAPARRISARR
- a CDS encoding TerB family tellurite resistance protein; this translates as MTDPKHSNPIEIAEPSSLNEQAAAALVIAGALVAVADRRVSPVERDEVIRFIRDRKLAPHLDDERLFAMFDALAERLEEPDFANVVIDTLRPVSDMPLSSHLMELSERVAAADEDVHPHEVQAIKLLRLLTLVLPRAKPVVATAAGAARQAALKE
- a CDS encoding TerC family protein — its product is MTEFITPDALTALLQVVLIDLVLAGDNAVVIGLAAAGLPLEQRRRAIIVGIAAATALRIVFAGVATQLLQVIGLLLAGGVLLLWVCWKMWRELREQAAHSRQLAFSHGGGTDAAPVQRKTFGQAAVQIVAADVSMSLDNVLAVAGAAREHPYILAFGLLLSVAMMGVAADLLGRVLQKQRWIAYIGLAIIIYVAFEMIYRGSLELAPVIASL
- a CDS encoding nuclear transport factor 2 family protein is translated as MNDKAILTALQRHWSASDANDFEAEHDIYREDAVLDYPQSGERIRGRRNIQESRFAQPNRKRFTVRRIIGGGDLWVSEFVLSYDGVPSYVVSIMEFRDGLVAHETQYFGDRFDPAPSRAHLVERPG
- a CDS encoding TIGR00645 family protein, whose product is MSSESKAPLAAAAPPRLGLFAQLIFGSRWLQVPLYVGLIVAQAVYVLLFLKELWHLVAHSFDASEQQIMLVVLGLIDVVMISNLLIMVIVGGYETFVSRLNLTGHPDEPEWLSHVNASVLKIKLAMAIIGISSISLLRTFIEAGNLGTTRSNFTETGVMWQGLIHMTFIISAIGIAWVDRLSDNGHRKESGHG